In Primulina eburnea isolate SZY01 chromosome 3, ASM2296580v1, whole genome shotgun sequence, one DNA window encodes the following:
- the LOC140827863 gene encoding uncharacterized protein: MSDQSEKSPKGSVQFPSTSPNPPENSSVTSVLTSHKLTDKNYLQWSQSMMMFISGRGRDDYLTGVAVQPSHSDPTFKAWRTENNLVMSWLINSMTIDIGENFLLYTTAKEIWDAARDTFSSSENAIELFHIESTLQDLRQGEQSVTLYFTTLTRYWQQLDLFQPYHWKCAEDNVFFRQIIETKRIFKFLMGLNKTIDDVRGRILGTRPLPALREVFSEVRREESCKRVMLGQSDSQLTIEASAFISTGDTPADLTGLASRNNHPKGRPWCDHCKRPGHTKETCWKIHGKPLDWKPNRNQEARANTVSQPVPHTPTPFTKDQMDALQKMFSQVGNQSTGASNSPGVGLHVSQSSSTPWIVDSGASDHMTGYELGEDDWQC, from the exons atgagTGATCAATCCGAGAAATCTCCAAAGGGATCGGTTCAATTTCCCTCAACCTCTCCCAATCCTCCTGAAAACAGTTCTGTAACTAGTGTTCTCACTAGTCACAAATTGACTGATAAAAACTATCTCCAATGGTCTCAATCCATGATGATGTTCATCAGTGGACGAGGGCGAGATGATTACCTCACTGGTGTTGCGGTTCAGCCTAGCCACAGTGACCCGACTTTCAAAGCTTGGCGTACTGAAAACAATCTTGTCATGTCTTGGTTAATCAACTCAATGACCATAGACATTGGCGAGAACTTCCTGTTGTACACTACAGCGAAGGAAATCTGGGATGCAGCTCGTGATACTTTCTCCAGCAGCGAAAACGCTATTGAACTTTTTCACATTGAGAGTACTCTTCAAGATCTACGTCAAGGTGAGCAATCTGTCACATTGTACTTCACCACTCTTACCCGATATTGGCAACAACTAGATCTCTTCCAGCCATATCATTGGAAGTGTGCTGAAGACAATGTCTTCTTCCGTCAAATTATTGAGACCAAGCGCATATTCAAATTCCTTATGGGTCTAAACAAGACTATTGATGATGTGCGAGGACGTATCCTCGGGACTAGACCTTTACCAGCCCTTCGTGAAGTATTCTCTGAAGTCCGTCGAGAAGAGAGCTGTAAACGTGTCATGCTTGGCCAATCAGACAGTCAACTAACCATCGAAGCCTCTGCCTTCATCTCTACTGGTGATACACCAGCTGACCTCACAGGTCTTGCTTCCCGCAACAATCATCCCAAAGGCCGACCTTGGTGTGATCATTGCAAGAGGCCAGGTCATACAAAAGAAACGTGTTGGAAAATTCATGGCAAGCCTCTTGATTGGAAGCCAAATAGGAACCAAGAGGCACGTGCAAACACAGTCTCACAACCTGTTCCTCATACACCCACTCCCTTCACCAAAGATCAAATGGATGCCCTACAGAAAATGTTCTCTCAGGTGGGAAATCAATCCACTGGTGCTAGCAACAGCCCTGGTGTTGGCCTTCATGTGTCTCAGTCATCCTCTACTCCATGGATTGTCGACTCCGGAGCTTCGGATCATATGACAG GATATGAGCTCGGGGAGGACGATTGGCAGTGCTAG